The segment gaccattattaagtaaaataaggattacttgaacacaagcactgcaatatcatgacagttgatctgataaccaaaaCAGTGACTAAGTGACTAATGGTGAGTTGTGTATTcagtgtggatacactggacaaagggatgattcatgtcccaggtAGGACAGAGCGGAGCAGCGTGAGATTTCACCtcactactcagaatggcacacaacttaaaacttatgaattgtttatttctggaattttccatttaatattttcagactgcagttgACATGGgcaactgaaaccacagaaaggaaGAACGCgaataaggggggactactatatttggaaaagaaagaaaccaagttCCAGTTAAGAGCTCCTTTTTCATCCTGGCTAGTCCTGGAAAGAGGCATTAAAGGTATGGCCAAAAGCCACACCTCGTCATGGGTTCTCTCCAAGAGGGCACACACTGATTTCTTTGGATGTGAATCTGAACTCCAGTTTAACAGGGTTATCAGTCTAGACTTGGCATGGGAAGACATCCTATGAGCAGGAAACACTGGGCATCTGGCCAGTGTGGGTGAGGTCCACTGGATAAGAATCTACACAGATGTATGCAACCCTGTCCAGAGCTGGTCCTTGGAAATACCTcgtaaatgtcttaatttttgcCAACATCTATACTAGACATCTGTACAAAGTTTCCTAAATTGAGAATCCAAATTTTAACCTTTGAACTCTCAATACTTTTGGTGGACCTCCTGAGCACCAGGAAGACAGCAGTGAATAAGATGGACTCTGTTCCTGAGCTCATGGGGCTTGCCCAATTACAAAGCGGCGTGAAAAGTGCTATGCTGGAGGGGATATCGGGCACAGCAGGGGCACCACGGAGTAATGGAAAGAACACTGGGTCCAACTCCACTACGAACTTACTGACTCttctatctataaaataaggCCATCAGGCCTATCTACCACCCAGAGTTGTCACTGAGGCTGGAGTCATAGAAGTTCAGGCTGGAGGAAGGCTTGGCAGTAAGCAAGAGGTAGGATCACAAAGTGGACATGCTCTGCAGAGGCAGAGGTGTGCCAGCAGTGGCATGCAGAAATCAAGAGGATCCAATGAGGGAGCACTCTGCTGCtcgggagaaggaagagaaggccgTGAGGTGGGCTCTGAAGCTCTCGAACCCGGCGTGGAAGGACGGGGTCAGAGCGGAGGCTTCAGAGCACAGCAGCACACACGCCCTGCCCTTCCCCATCCCTCACCGCTGCACACCCAAGTCTCCAGTCACCACACCTTGGGAAATCGCACGCTCATCAGGGCAGCTGAGATCCTCCCAACTCCTCACAAGCAAGGCTGCTTTCTACCCCTACAGGCTGCATAGGGATGGCCCCATCCAAAGTGTTTTTCAGAAAGTTCATCGTATTTTTTAACTCAGTGGTGGAAGAAAGTACTCAGTGATGCTGTGAGGTGCAGTGAAAAGAACTGGACTGGGAACCAGAAAATTCGAGCTCTCATCCTGAATCCgctattttcatctgtaaaatctgGGGGCTCTCCAGCCCCCCAAGTGTACACACATGGTCACAGTGAAAGGTTCAAACCAGAccagttttattttgaaataaactcAAGCCACAGGCAGGTGAGTGCTGGCATGCCCTTGCCCTCGGTGGGAAAGGCCCCCCATGCATTTCTGACCACGTGTCATGAAAGGGAAAACTCAGAGCACACAGCCAACAGTACTTAGGAAGTACACTGTTCTCCTTTCCCTTAAAAACTCACCACCACCTTGAACAGAAGTAATTTATGCATTCGACATTTACTgcatacctactatgtgccagatgttGGGAACACGGACTTAGGTAAGATTGCCTTAACTGGAAGAAGGAAAGACTACAGCCAGAGCCCAGGCCCCGGGGAGAGGGCGGGGGCAGCGAGAAAGGCTGGGCCGGAAGCTGGGGAGTGGGCAGCAGCGAGTGGACTTGGGCAGCTCCTGCTCCTGCCATCTGAACTCTCCGGTCCCCAGCAGCCAGTGCAGAGCCACGAGCTCAGGGGCTCCAGTGTAGGCACTGGCCGGGGGAACACATTTTAAACACAAGTTTGATTTTatcatcagaattttttttaaaaaaaagcataattcctttttatttcttttatcccTAATATTATTTTGAATCTGTCAAATctaaaaaaagttgaaagaatagtacaatCACCATAAACTCCTCATTTAGATTCATCAACTGATCGTTTTTTGCAGACATCATGACACAACTCCTAAGTACTTCAGCATCaggctttttaaaacataagcacATGATCttataaataaagagaataagactaaaattaattttttttggtgaggaacattggccctgagctaacatctgtgccaatcctcctctattttatatgtgggatgccgctacagcatggcttgacgagcggtggtaggtctgtgcctgggattcaaacccgtgaaccctgggccaccacagtggagcacacaaacttaaccattatgccactggaccggcccccaaaattaatttttatatgtgtaacaaaaggaagaaaaagtatatatacatgtactGTCTCTCTGCAAGCAGTTAACTACCAAAAAACATTTAGGTACAAAGGGTAGCCTGTGGGACAAAACTCACAGACAACTCTAAAATCTCATTTCAAGAAAGGGTTTCATTATTCTTCACCAGCAAACCTTTAACCAGAGCTGGCAGCAAAACAATGAGTGAACGCAGCTGGTTAAGGACAATGCCAGTGAGGGACGTGGACAGATGAAAGCTCCGCTCCCTGGCCCGTGTGCCAGCCAGGAAGGGCACAGGGTAACCTGTGGGCACAGGGCAGCACAGCCTACTCCCAGCCCAGGAAATCCACCAAAGGCCGGGCGCAGCATCCCCTGAAAAGGCCAGCAGTGGGAAAGAAggtctccctttccttcctcttcctgccctcaGGAGGTGGTACAAATCAACAGGGAGCCCAGCAAGGGAAGTGGAAGCAGGGATGACAGCTCTGCTCAAACACCGGATCGTCTGTCCCAACTGACCAAGAGTTGCCTCTATTTGGCATGTAAACATTTGGcctaaaatcaactgccaaccAAGGTTTCATAATATCCAAAGCTATCCCAATTATTCAAGAGCTCTTGtgaaattctcaaaataaaataagctcaaattcactttcatttaaaaaaaaaactgcttgTGGTATGTCTTCTGAGATAGGCTGTCATACTATCAAACAAATGAGAACAGATTATCACTGTTCCTGAACCTGACTggaaaaatcataaaagtaaCTGGCATGATGCTGAAAGGTGACAAGCAAACTCAAGCCACTTTGAGCCTTCAGAAGCCCAAATAGgcgcggagcaaaatggcggggtgagctgacccagaagcccaaataatttggaaaattacTAATATTTGTCAAAACAATTCAGCAAGTGTCCAAACGGCTAAGGGGAACTGAATTGTGATCTATAACCACCCTCCAAGCgggaaagaataaaacaaaatcctgAAACTTTCTGTTGAAGATTGAATTACAAAattggaggaagaaaagaaatgcagcTGCCAGGACAGACCTGAATTTCAGTTAAGCATCGATTCCAATATCATGCAACTTTCGTCAAAAATACGAATTCTCAGCAGCTGAGAAAGAACACAAGAGGACATGAGAAGAAGCCAGGAAAGGCAATGAGAGGATGAAGCGAGGAAGCTAAGAGGCTGTGCCCAGGTGAGGCCCAAGCGCGGAGAAGCTGTGGGACCGGGGGGAGGCCTGCCCGGCCCCAGGGGGCTGGCTTCCCAGCTGACACAGGAGGAGGCGGGGCCTGGGTGAATTCTGCCCAATAGTGGACTCTCTCGCTGCCCTCACTAAAACAAGGCAGGGCCTGAGAGTTTCAGGAGGGAACTGCCTGTTATCCAGCAAGTGGCCTGGTCACCTCTGGCAGAAGTACTTGGCTTCTCACTGTTTTTCCAGGAGTGTTGATGGTGACAGGATGATCTCTGCACATTCTTTGGCCACATCCCCATCGCCCTTCAAGGTGGCTGGGGTGAAGGCTGCAGTCAGAGCCATGCCTGGTCTACTCCAGAGGCACCACCACTGCTGGGTACCCTGAGCGCTAAGCCCCATGCAAGTCCCCAAGGCTgtagcttgcccaaagtcacacatctAGTCAGCAGCACAGCCCCAACTGGAACCCAGCTCTCCCAACCACAACCACTAATCTACAGCCCTTTCTAGCACAGTTCTTCAGCAGTGGTGGAGCAGAGGGAGTCGAACTGTGAGTGGAGCCAGACACCAGCAGACACTGCAATGGAGTCTATGAACCCAGAGAGAGGAGCCTCTTTGACTCATCAGGGGCAGCTTCTTAAGggcacaaagggaaaaaaacaaaagcaagtttATACTCATAGGGAAACATAATCTgtgattataaatatttcatgagcaaagaaagtggtacTGGTAGAGAGaccggggtggggagggtggacaGCAAATTAGATCCCAGTTTGCAAAGTGATAGGGCAGCTGGAAAAGCAGGAACGCTGCGGCTATTCTGGGCTGTGTGCTGCGAGCCCTGCGTCACAGTGGGAGAGCGGGCTCCGGCCACCTGGCTCTGTGGAAACCACAGCCTTCCAGTGGTCAGCACACAACACCTTGGGAGGAGGGTTTAAGCCATGGAAGCCCAGAGGAGGGGACAGCGAGGACAGCCATTTGAATGACTTGGGTAAACCTCAACAgcagggaggcgggggaggggaagcagcagAGCACCCAGTACCCCAGAAACTCATGAAAGGATGAACACTTTCTGCTGACTAAGCACAGAGGAAGAAGTGAGCTCGACCCCAGAAAGCAAGTGCCCTGCAAAGCTGGAGGGCAGCTCGGGTCAAGTTGTCCCAGTCAGAGCAAAGGCCCAGCCCTTGAGCAGATGGTGCCAGACTGAGAATAACAATGCCACCTTTCCCTTCCCTCAGGACAGGGGTCTCTTCTTCCCACAGCCTTTGGGAAGCAGCCCAGAAAGTAGAGAAATGAGGAGCTTGCTGAGTACCTGCTGCTGCAGCTGGAGATACATACTCACAAAGCAGGCCCCAGTCGGGGTGGGTTCCTACTCCCCGGCCATGGtcagccactgcagcagagcatgtCAGCCAGTCTCCTGGCCCTTCCAAGGGCCACATGGAGAGGGGTATTAGCTCCTCACATACCCAAAGGTACTCTGAATCAAGCTTAGTCAAAGGAGCCCTAGGGTTGGTGCACTCCTCAACCCTCAATTTGGAAGAAAACTAACTTCCTTGCAGTTGAGGCTTAGTGAGCAACAGGCTCCGAAGTGTACAAATTTCCTGAATTTGGGAAAATCAGATCATTATCCTCCAGGATCACAGGTAGTGAGAATCAACTCAAGATGGAGAGGACCCACTAGCCACAAAAGTAAGATGTCGCAACGTTGTGGGAAGACCTGAGTTGGAAGTAACAGGATCTGGCTTTGAGATCAGCTTTACCTCCTATTATTTGTAGAACCCTGAGAAATCACGTTACCTCTGAaactcagtgtcctcatctaaaAAAATGGGACCAGTATCTGCCAAACCTGAAGACACTGAGGAACACCAAAAATATACGTATACATAAATGCTTTCAAAATAGATACTAAGTGCTATTCTAATTTAAGAGATTATTTATAGCCAGCTACCTACTTGACATTTCGTGGATGTCTCAAAGGCACCTCCATTCAGATGCcccctctgctcttcctccccaACTCTTGGGCCTCTCCTAGAGCGCCCCGGCTCGGTGTTCAGCAGGACCAACCATCCATCCAGGCATGACAGAGAGAAACCTAGGACCCATTCTTGGCCCTTCCCCACCCTATTAACACATTACCAAGCCCAGTCAACTGTGTCTCCTAAAGGCTTCTACTTCCCTCCTTTACCACCATCCTAGTCCAACATGTCGTCATCTTGCACAGTCTGCAAAGCCTACGCTCATCCATTCTGGCCACTTTCAGCCTCTCTCCACAGAGCAAATCTAACCATgtctcccctcccaccacccctaCCCCACTTGCTAAATACTCTACCACAGTATCCCAATGCCCTCAGGATAAGGAAACCTCCTTCCCAGGCTCATGAGGCCCTGCatggcctggccctgctcctcTTCCAGCCTCATCCTACACCATGCTCCCTCttgctctctgtgctccagccatacttttttttttttttttttttgagtgccTTGTACTTATCCCATTTCCTCCTGCCACAGGGTTTTTGTACatgctctccctctccctggaacattttccccctcctctctcacctAGCTAAATGCTTACCCATTTATTTTTACTAAGGTATAAACTACATCAAATGCACTAAAGTATATAGCTCCATAATTATTTACAGATGCATATACTCATGTAACTCCCACCCAGATCTGGATTTAGAATGTTTCCAACACCCAAGATTCCCTCTTGCCCCTTTCCAGTCTATACTTCTCTCCACCACCAGGTAACCAGCATTCCAACTTCTATCACGGTGCGTATCGTTCTTAGGATGCAGCTGATGCAACCCTTTTTCAGGGAAGTGGCCTGCAACCCCATGGAAAGGTGTAACCCTCTACCAGAGGCACTTGTTACACTTGAGGATTTGCATTTGTTGGAGCAATTATGTGATCTGGATAGACTTCCCCAGGACACTGCAAGCTCCACAAGGGCAAGGACCGTATCGCTCACACTTACCATTGTTCCCAAGCACTGGCACACGCAAAGCAACAATAGAAAATAGCTAATACCTTTCGAGTGCTCATTGTCAGGCACTTATAGGTCCTGCCTCAGTCAATTCTCAAATCAACCCTGTCACACAGGTACCATTATtacatcctcattttacaggtgaggtaACTGAGGgacaaagaagttaaataacttgcccaagtcaaTAAGTGGTAAGTGatggagtcaggattcaaactagGCAGTCTGGCTACAGAGCCTGTgttcttaaccattatgctacTCTGGCTTTCAGAGGCCTGTGGAATATTTAATGAGTATGTGTCCAGGACATTTTGAATGAGTAAATCAATGAATTTACAAATGAGTTGATGAGATTCCATTAAAGAAACTAAGGGAGCCCCCAAATCTCACCAAGGAGACCAACAAATAAACAGAAGATAATTGTCACTGAATCACCTGCACAGGCCCAAGATTAAGTCATCTGCAAACTACAAGGGCTAGTCCATTCCCAGCAGTCAAAGAAGGAAGCTTCCTGCTATGGGCACAGAGGAGCATTTTGGTCCCTAGCAGAGGGTACTCCACAGTAGAGAAAGGATTACTGCCCGGGTTCTATGGAAGCCTAAGGCAATGTTCCACTAGATTACATAAGTCCCTCTGCTCTTCTTCATGCTAACCCAGTAATCTTTATAACCATTTAACATCTCAGGCCCTCTGACACAGGAAGAGGATACTTTGGATAgtgggagtaaaaaaaaaaaagtctgcctGGTTAGAAAGTGACAGATTCCACTGTACATTCATAAACTGGCATTTGGTTTGTACCTCAATTTTCAAAGCCTGATAATCGTGGATGCTCACAGGCTACCCCATGCAAAGACTGCCATCTCGTGTGGCCAGACACAAGTGAGCCAACTTTAACTGCTTCAGTGCCATTTACCTCACAACCACATCCCAGAAAGCTCAGGaagaaatatatatgaatatgtttattttctcataagaCACTGTTCCCCAGTCCCAGGGCCCCAAGCTCCCTCTCAGCAGAGGCATAGTTCTCAGAACTGCTCCATTCGTGAGCCCCACTGCAGCCAGCGGCCTGGGCTCTGCTCACACAAAGTTCTGCGCAATGGCCAGCACCTTGGAAAACTCGCCTTCCCTCTGGCGTAGGCTGGTAGGGATGGGTGTCTTAATTCGGGTCCCCACAGGGTTGCCATTGTCCTCAATGAGGACCACGTTGTTGGAGTCGAACCTCGGGGTCATCCGAGGACCAGGCATGCGATGCCCCACAATGAGCGCCTTTTTCTTCTGTCCCTTGATGGCCAGTAGTATCCGGTCacccaccttgccaaccccatTCTTGTTATAGACGTGGATGCAACGAGGAGGGCGATGGTATGGGGTGTTCCCCAGGGCACTGTTGTCTACCACACGCACCCGTGTCATCTTCTGAATTGCACTGAGGCTCCCAGTGGTGCTGGTGGGAGAGAAAAACAAGCCTGAGGTCTATATCTCTCCTGGTCAGGGTGCAGAGGCTTCCAAGAGGGCAAAGCTTGGGAGAGGGTGCACATCAGCAACCATATGCTCAACAGAGCACAAGCCAGGGCCCTGACAGAGTTGGGTGCATGCAGACTTCCCTGTACCCAAGACAGTTCCCTTACAGCCAAAGCTTCTGCTGCCAGGTCAATATCTCGATTTGGATGGGTTTTAGAGAGAACCTGACTTTCTGTTACAACAAAGTTCATGGCAGCCTCAACTTAAAGCCTTTGGTTTCTAAAAAGACTCTGAGGATGAAGGAAATACCCACGGGCCAAGCCTTACCCACTGCCTAGCCTGTAAAACCTGATTCCcaaattttctcatctttgtGTTGCTGGAACCAGAAGACGTGCATGAGTAGGTTTGCTAAGGGAGTCCCTTGAAACAACATAGCAGAAACCAGAAATAAGTCAAGGTGACAATCTTTGTTTTAAGGCAATTTTCCCCGCtagaaaggaaattttttctttttcctgaggaagatgcaccctgagctaacatctgttgccagtcttcctctattttgtatgtgagttgccgccacagcatggccactgactagtggtgcaggtccatgccagggaactgaacctgggccactgaagcagagtgtgctgaacgtaaccactaggccatggggccagccccaaaaggatttttttttaacgagTACCTATTAAAGGCAGCTAAGCTATTATTAAGCAACCTGATGTCAGTGGGATTTCTATTTTCCTGATGCTAGCACTTTAAGCACTAGTGTTCTCCCTAGTAATCCTAGGTCCTCTCCTCTCGTTCCACATTGCTTCCAACTAGTAAATTCCATCTCCAGCCTCACTGCTCTCCTATATTCTAGTCCTGTATTTCCACTCTAAACTCCTCACAATGTGTCCTACAGATGCTGCAAGCTCAGTAGGTCCCACACTGACCTCATTGCCCGGCCTTGTAAACCTCCTCCCACTGCTGCATGTCCTAGCTAGACAATGACTTCTCCAGAAACTCCAGCTCCCAAGCCATAAACCTCACTTTCCATCAACATCTACTGTCTGCCAAGTCCTACTGATCTACCTCCCAACCACCTCTGTCCTTTCCCTCCACCCCATTGGCACTTCCTGAATCCAGCAGCTCACTCTCTTCCACCAAGATTGTTACATTGGTGTCCTAACTGGTTCCCAGTGTGCCTGACTGCTGACAAAGAGCTCTTTTTGGAATATAAAACTGAGGCCACTCCCCTGCTTAGAATTGTGCAATGGTTCCCCACTGTCTACACTGTCAACAACCTGGCCCCAATCTACCTGCCTTCTGAGATCCATCATCTCCTACCAATCACACACCCATTCTGTGCCCCAGGGGCTGAGAACCTCTGGAGCTCGCCAAGCACACCATCTCCTACCACTCACACACCCATTCTGTGCCCCAGGGGCCAAGAACCCCTGGAGCTCGCCAAGCACGCCATGCCTTGCAGCTGTCCCTGGAGGCCTGGACAGGGATGCTCCCACTTCCCTTCTGGGAAGGCCGCCTccactctcctttcctcctccattaGCAACTCCTGTCTCAGGCCTTTCAAAGCACCACACAAACCTCTATTATTATACTTGTCACATTTTCTTAGTTATTTGTTTCCAAGTTTGCCCCCGTGGCCAACTGTGAGAACTCTTCCAGGGCAGGAAGCAGTTCTTATTCATGTCTCCAGGACCAACCCCAGCACAGTGCTCAGGAAAGGCTTGTGGAATGAGTGCACGAATGGAGCCAAAAGGCATGTTTGCCAACAGGAATGTAACCCATGCTCTCCGTCCTGGCTCAGCATCTAAAAGGAGGCAAGGTTGTCACACTTCTATCATGTTTGAATTTTTGGTAATAAGCATGTAACTTTCAAAAGaagattccatttttaaaagagaaggtTT is part of the Equus caballus isolate H_3958 breed thoroughbred chromosome 20, TB-T2T, whole genome shotgun sequence genome and harbors:
- the MRPL14 gene encoding large ribosomal subunit protein uL14m isoform X3 is translated as MLGNNIKDLPSWDPMAFFTGLWGPLTRVRRVLSQRCFSTTGSLSAIQKMTRVRVVDNSALGNTPYHRPPRCIHVYNKNGVGKVGDRILLAIKGQKKKALIVGHRMPGPRMTPRFDSNNVVLIEDNGNPVGTRIKTPIPTSLRQREGEFSKVLAIAQNFV
- the MRPL14 gene encoding large ribosomal subunit protein uL14m isoform X1, which translates into the protein MSGSPGSRGFPGFSFHQRLRLSGIKTGKRDLPSWDPMAFFTGLWGPLTRVRRVLSQRCFSTTGSLSAIQKMTRVRVVDNSALGNTPYHRPPRCIHVYNKNGVGKVGDRILLAIKGQKKKALIVGHRMPGPRMTPRFDSNNVVLIEDNGNPVGTRIKTPIPTSLRQREGEFSKVLAIAQNFV
- the MRPL14 gene encoding large ribosomal subunit protein uL14m isoform X4 is translated as MAFFTGLWGPLTRVRRVLSQRCFSTTGSLSAIQKMTRVRVVDNSALGNTPYHRPPRCIHVYNKNGVGKVGDRILLAIKGQKKKALIVGHRMPGPRMTPRFDSNNVVLIEDNGNPVGTRIKTPIPTSLRQREGEFSKVLAIAQNFV
- the MRPL14 gene encoding large ribosomal subunit protein uL14m isoform X5, whose product is MTRVRVVDNSALGNTPYHRPPRCIHVYNKNGVGKVGDRILLAIKGQKKKALIVGHRMPGPRMTPRFDSNNVVLIEDNGNPVGTRIKTPIPTSLRQREGEFSKVLAIAQNFV
- the MRPL14 gene encoding large ribosomal subunit protein uL14m isoform X2 — its product is MTVTRLPGASVVRRDLPSWDPMAFFTGLWGPLTRVRRVLSQRCFSTTGSLSAIQKMTRVRVVDNSALGNTPYHRPPRCIHVYNKNGVGKVGDRILLAIKGQKKKALIVGHRMPGPRMTPRFDSNNVVLIEDNGNPVGTRIKTPIPTSLRQREGEFSKVLAIAQNFV